TCAAAGCATGAGGCACATTCGCAGGCATGACAATGGAATCGCCTTGCTTTAAAAGCTTCGGCTCGCCGCCGATACGGATCTCCGCCTCCCCCTCCACGATCTGGACCAGTGCGTCAAAGGGAGCCTCGTGTTCGCTGAGGCCCTGCCCCTGATCAAAAGCAAACACGGTGACCGTGCCCGTCTGTTTCTTGAGCAAGGTTGAGCTTACCACGGAGCCCTTTTGGTATTCCACAATATCCGCAATTCGCCGCACTTCAGCCATAAAGTCCTCCTACGAGTCGAGCAGGGTGTCCGGCACCCGCTTCCGTTCAGCCGCGAGGCAGAGTCCGTCATTGCGACCCTGAGCCCTTCGCTCTGTCATCCTGAGCGTAGCGAAGGATCTATGTCCCGCTCAGGATGACCTAT
Above is a genomic segment from Candidatus Omnitrophota bacterium containing:
- a CDS encoding cupin domain-containing protein, with product MAEVRRIADIVEYQKGSVVSSTLLKKQTGTVTVFAFDQGQGLSEHEAPFDALVQIVEGEAEIRIGGEPKLLKQGDSIVMPANVPHALNAPVPFKMLLTLIKSGDD